The Polyangiaceae bacterium genome includes a region encoding these proteins:
- the lepB gene encoding signal peptidase I, which produces MTREISPSGFWQTAVRVTFGPTRFFQAPPGSRSRWTPRTFAIGVMAIALPVGRLFDVLLWEGGGAAPAIFSALGYLVLSPIFAIVSLYVSAGLTHLLLRAVRGANARFSETLACVGYCMAPALIGVVPVLGGVVGNIWQLILLVLGLRVVQRTSSVRAAVAVVGPPVFLVAFALFLRADVLEAFKIPSGAMLPTLEINDYVFANKLVYGPKVPLSRARIYSRLPPRYGDVMVFEYPDPNPENERQDFIKRVIALPGDELVVEEGHPIVNGWRVPSCRVGRYEVQVDDGKIPGDLFVEYLGSTAYLTFYEAERYDGRQGPYRVAPGEVWVMGDNRNNSSDSRAWAGGRGAGVPFENIKGRASIIWMAFGTDGTITWPRLFHSVMGPPLLPSSAPPEVREALQHCLATRPPADAATPPSPSP; this is translated from the coding sequence ATGACCCGCGAGATCTCGCCGAGCGGTTTCTGGCAGACTGCCGTCCGCGTCACCTTCGGCCCCACGCGCTTCTTCCAGGCTCCGCCGGGTTCCCGCAGTCGCTGGACGCCACGCACCTTCGCCATTGGAGTCATGGCCATCGCCCTACCCGTCGGACGGCTGTTCGACGTCTTGCTGTGGGAGGGCGGCGGGGCGGCGCCGGCGATCTTCTCGGCGTTGGGCTACTTGGTGCTGAGCCCCATCTTTGCGATCGTCTCGCTCTACGTCTCAGCCGGCCTCACCCACCTGCTACTACGCGCGGTGCGTGGGGCGAACGCACGCTTCTCTGAGACGCTTGCCTGCGTCGGATACTGCATGGCGCCCGCTCTCATCGGTGTCGTGCCGGTCTTGGGCGGTGTCGTTGGCAACATCTGGCAGCTCATCCTGCTGGTGCTGGGTCTCCGAGTGGTGCAGCGAACATCCAGCGTTCGCGCCGCGGTCGCCGTCGTGGGGCCGCCGGTGTTCCTGGTCGCGTTCGCGTTGTTCCTGCGCGCAGACGTGCTCGAAGCGTTCAAGATCCCATCGGGAGCGATGTTGCCCACGCTCGAGATCAACGATTACGTGTTCGCGAACAAGTTAGTCTATGGCCCCAAGGTGCCGCTGTCGCGAGCACGGATCTACTCGCGGCTACCGCCGCGGTACGGCGACGTCATGGTGTTCGAGTATCCCGATCCGAACCCGGAGAACGAGCGGCAGGACTTCATCAAGCGCGTGATCGCACTCCCCGGTGACGAGCTGGTGGTGGAGGAAGGGCATCCGATCGTCAACGGCTGGCGGGTGCCGTCGTGCCGAGTCGGGCGCTACGAAGTGCAGGTCGACGATGGCAAGATTCCCGGTGACCTGTTCGTGGAGTACCTCGGCAGCACCGCATACCTGACCTTCTACGAGGCAGAGCGTTACGACGGTCGGCAGGGCCCCTACCGCGTCGCTCCGGGTGAGGTTTGGGTGATGGGCGACAACCGCAACAACAGCTCCGATTCGAGAGCTTGGGCTGGAGGCAGAGGCGCGGGTGTTCCTTTCGAGAACATCAAGGGGCGAGCGAGCATCATCTGGATGGCGTTTGGCACCGACGGCACCATCACATGGCCGCGGCTGTTTCATTCGGTGATGGGCCCGCCACTGCTCCCGAGCTCCGCGCCGCCGGAGGTGCGGGAGGCACTGCAGCACTGCCTGGCCACGCGTCCACCCGCGGACGCCGCCACGCCGCCTTCCCCGTCACCCTGA
- a CDS encoding class I SAM-dependent methyltransferase, with translation MPFTPQVEPSHYRNLVYDSKERYISYWHQIQTVVSAEPSSVLEIGIGNGFVHRELRRHGMQVTTLDADARLEPDVVGSVTELPFDQGSFDLVCCFETLEHLPWDQLAGATSELARVSSRWVLVSLPDVTPYVSVEIRYGFERRLVDVFHSIPDPNPKRHEFNGEHYWEIGKEGYPLPRVVQTFEHAGLVVDEDFRVREFPYHHFFKMRVS, from the coding sequence ATGCCCTTCACACCGCAGGTCGAGCCTTCGCACTACCGGAACCTCGTGTATGACTCCAAGGAGCGCTACATCAGCTACTGGCATCAGATCCAGACAGTAGTCAGCGCAGAGCCGTCGAGCGTGCTCGAGATTGGCATCGGAAACGGCTTCGTCCACCGCGAGCTCCGCCGCCACGGCATGCAGGTCACGACCCTGGATGCGGATGCGCGGCTCGAGCCCGACGTAGTGGGGAGCGTCACCGAACTTCCTTTCGACCAAGGCTCGTTCGACCTGGTCTGCTGTTTCGAGACCTTGGAGCATCTCCCTTGGGACCAGCTTGCCGGCGCCACCTCAGAACTTGCGCGTGTTTCCAGCCGATGGGTGTTGGTCAGCCTTCCAGACGTGACACCCTACGTGAGCGTGGAAATACGCTACGGCTTCGAGCGGCGACTCGTGGACGTCTTTCACTCAATTCCCGACCCGAACCCAAAGCGGCACGAGTTCAACGGCGAGCACTACTGGGAAATAGGGAAGGAAGGCTACCCTCTCCCGCGAGTAGTCCAGACCTTCGAGCATGCGGGACTGGTCGTAGATGAGGACTTCCGAGTGCGGGAGTTTCCGTACCACCACTTTTTCAAGATGCGTGTTTCGTGA
- a CDS encoding methyltransferase domain-containing protein, which produces MSQIIKSLVRTTVRLTARGLRSGPHITRYAMYEALRRYAPVVRNDGRTLAVSHSRPLCEVLGIAPASVLEANYPECDLLSLPFEDGTFANVVTDQVLEHVNDPRTAIAESVRVLVPGGVAIHTTCFINPIHDAPADYWRFTPEALHLLCRDYEIVGVGGWGNRLVWLVDALGMRFDPIPHATWHPLHKIATRDDPAWPIVTWVVLRRPG; this is translated from the coding sequence ATGTCACAAATCATCAAGTCGCTCGTGCGAACGACCGTGCGGCTCACGGCGCGCGGATTGCGCAGCGGGCCACACATTACTCGCTACGCCATGTACGAAGCGCTCCGCCGGTACGCGCCCGTCGTTCGGAACGATGGCCGGACGTTGGCTGTGAGTCACTCACGCCCGCTGTGCGAAGTTCTCGGTATCGCGCCAGCCAGCGTGCTCGAAGCCAACTATCCCGAATGTGACCTGCTGAGCCTACCGTTCGAGGACGGCACCTTTGCCAACGTCGTCACCGATCAGGTCTTGGAACACGTGAACGATCCTCGTACCGCAATCGCGGAGTCAGTACGCGTGCTGGTGCCTGGAGGCGTTGCAATTCATACGACCTGTTTCATCAATCCGATCCACGATGCACCAGCGGACTACTGGCGTTTCACGCCCGAGGCGCTCCACCTGCTTTGTCGCGACTATGAGATCGTCGGTGTGGGGGGCTGGGGAAACCGCCTAGTGTGGCTCGTTGACGCCCTGGGCATGCGCTTCGACCCGATCCCCCACGCGACTTGGCATCCTCTGCACAAGATTGCCACACGAGACGACCCCGCCTGGCCCATCGTCACTTGGGTCGTGCTGCGTAGGCCAGGATGA
- a CDS encoding glycosyltransferase family 4 protein, with translation MIDRFGGIGRYGYLLLEALQSLPESERLGVELCALERSTGPILGAGQALSKRVLERKPIPLRQHRWQRRLLSGRLLATARVDVFHAVQPLALPLFSNVPTVVTCHDIIPLAFPRPNPPLKSAWIKSRETVTWTARLRRASRILAISRQTADDLNELLRIPSSRISVVHHGVDLDLFRPDVDTANARKKFDLPPRWFVSVGSDHYRKNHTTLFDAWCEVSKDIPEGLVVVGKALYESTLQSIHERVAQLGLQGRFRWLDDVEDPDLPALYSGATAAVAPSLYEGFGMTLLEAMACGAPVAAARNGAYEEVGGEAALYFDGRSVKSLAGALRELSRDSHFRERLRRQGLEHVRDKTWANTARATLEVYRDVARADK, from the coding sequence ATGATCGACCGGTTCGGTGGAATTGGTCGCTACGGATACCTCCTGCTGGAAGCATTGCAGTCGTTGCCCGAGTCGGAGCGCTTGGGCGTGGAACTCTGCGCACTGGAGAGATCGACGGGGCCCATCTTGGGTGCCGGACAAGCCTTGTCCAAGCGCGTTCTCGAGCGGAAACCCATCCCGCTGCGTCAGCATCGGTGGCAGAGACGACTGCTTTCCGGCCGGCTGTTGGCTACAGCGCGGGTCGATGTGTTTCACGCGGTACAGCCGCTGGCGCTACCTCTCTTCTCCAATGTGCCGACGGTCGTTACTTGCCACGACATCATTCCGCTCGCGTTCCCTAGACCGAACCCGCCGCTGAAGAGCGCGTGGATCAAGTCGAGAGAGACCGTGACATGGACTGCCCGTTTGCGCCGAGCATCCCGCATTCTCGCGATTTCCCGGCAGACCGCGGATGACTTGAACGAGCTCCTACGAATCCCGAGCTCTCGCATCAGCGTCGTCCACCACGGCGTAGATCTCGACTTGTTCAGACCAGATGTGGACACAGCAAACGCGAGAAAGAAGTTCGACCTTCCTCCGCGTTGGTTCGTTAGTGTCGGAAGTGATCACTATCGCAAGAACCACACGACGCTATTCGACGCCTGGTGCGAGGTGAGCAAGGACATACCGGAAGGGTTGGTCGTGGTCGGAAAGGCACTCTATGAATCGACGCTGCAGTCGATTCATGAGCGGGTCGCGCAACTGGGGTTGCAAGGTCGGTTCCGTTGGCTGGACGACGTGGAAGATCCAGATCTACCCGCGCTCTACAGCGGGGCGACAGCTGCCGTTGCTCCCTCGCTGTACGAGGGTTTTGGCATGACGCTACTGGAAGCGATGGCCTGCGGTGCGCCTGTAGCCGCGGCCAGGAATGGCGCATACGAGGAAGTTGGTGGCGAAGCTGCCCTGTATTTCGACGGGAGGTCGGTGAAGAGCCTGGCAGGGGCATTGCGCGAGCTCTCTCGGGATTCCCACTTTCGTGAACGACTGCGGAGACAGGGCCTCGAGCATGTGCGCGACAAGACATGGGCAAACACCGCTCGCGCAACTCTCGAGGTGTATCGAGACGTAGCTCGAGCCGACAAATGA
- a CDS encoding sigma-54-dependent Fis family transcriptional regulator yields the protein MERQILVLNAPAGELDELSGLLSELPGAVLTKVRTRAQLFARLGEEPPVELVVIDVDVADGQADGLSLLRELRAQSDDLALIAVAARGSVDGALRAIEAGASDFLVRGEHLRERVATQLGKVQQLWRLAEARRVLVLENRELSRHAEQNWHMIARSSSMQRLFETVARVAPVPRPVLVLGERGTGKELVARAIHEASKPSGPFVAVNCAAFSDALLESELFGHEQGAFTGASKRSLGKFELARGGTLFLDEIGHMSLAFQQKVLRAVEYGTFLRVGGNQEIHSDARIVAATNSELSAKIREGSFLADLYDRLAFEVLRIPPLRERPEDVEPLAEHFLQRFMREVPGFRGKRFAAESLDLLREYAFPGNVRELKNIVERAVYRDTSSTLDPADIGIAPDHSPHLAAGSFKQRIEALERELIEAALSEASGNQAQAARALGLSYHQFRYYRQKHLG from the coding sequence ATGGAGCGGCAGATCTTGGTCTTGAACGCGCCCGCCGGAGAGCTCGACGAGCTTTCGGGGCTGCTCTCGGAGCTTCCGGGGGCTGTGCTCACGAAGGTCCGGACCCGCGCCCAGCTCTTCGCTCGCCTCGGCGAGGAGCCGCCGGTGGAGCTGGTCGTCATCGACGTGGACGTCGCGGACGGCCAGGCCGACGGGCTCTCGCTGCTGCGAGAGCTTCGCGCGCAGAGTGACGATTTGGCGCTGATCGCCGTTGCCGCACGCGGCAGCGTGGACGGAGCGCTGCGCGCCATCGAGGCGGGAGCGAGCGACTTCTTGGTGCGTGGCGAGCACCTGCGCGAGCGCGTCGCGACGCAGCTCGGCAAGGTGCAGCAGCTCTGGCGGCTCGCCGAAGCCCGCCGCGTGCTGGTGCTGGAGAATCGCGAGCTGTCACGCCACGCCGAGCAGAACTGGCACATGATTGCGCGTTCCAGCTCGATGCAACGGTTGTTCGAAACCGTCGCGCGGGTAGCGCCGGTCCCGCGCCCAGTGCTCGTGCTGGGCGAGCGCGGCACGGGCAAGGAGCTCGTCGCGCGCGCCATCCACGAGGCCTCGAAGCCGAGCGGACCGTTCGTCGCCGTGAACTGTGCGGCCTTCTCCGACGCCCTGCTCGAATCGGAGCTCTTCGGTCACGAGCAAGGCGCGTTCACCGGTGCCAGCAAGAGGAGCTTGGGCAAGTTCGAGCTGGCTCGCGGGGGCACGCTATTCCTCGACGAGATCGGCCACATGTCGTTGGCCTTTCAGCAGAAGGTGTTGCGCGCCGTCGAGTACGGGACGTTCCTGCGGGTGGGGGGCAACCAGGAGATCCACTCGGACGCGCGCATCGTGGCGGCCACCAACTCGGAGCTCTCGGCCAAGATCCGAGAGGGCTCGTTCCTGGCCGATCTCTACGACCGCCTCGCCTTCGAGGTGCTGCGGATCCCGCCGCTACGCGAGCGCCCGGAAGACGTGGAGCCGCTCGCCGAGCACTTTCTGCAGCGCTTCATGCGGGAGGTGCCCGGCTTTCGAGGTAAGCGGTTTGCGGCCGAGTCCCTCGACCTGCTCCGCGAGTACGCGTTCCCGGGCAACGTGCGGGAGCTCAAGAACATCGTGGAGCGGGCGGTGTATCGCGACACCAGCAGCACGCTGGATCCCGCGGACATCGGTATCGCGCCGGACCACTCTCCGCATCTCGCTGCTGGTAGCTTCAAGCAGCGTATCGAAGCATTGGAACGCGAGCTGATCGAAGCGGCACTTTCGGAGGCGTCGGGCAATCAAGCGCAAGCGGCGCGCGCCCTGGGCCTCTCCTATCATCAGTTCCGCTACTATCGACAGAAGCACCTGGGCTGA
- a CDS encoding lipopolysaccharide biosynthesis protein: protein MSEEAEHSQTGSQAGHTGRALVSGTFWISLSEAMTTLMGVVSNIVAARIVAPAQFGIMATVTLTVAILETFTTSGFDEALVQREGDVSAYLDTVWSWNVLRGLVFVVLLAGAGPLLAAWYHEPALNWVALATAPYALFQGLRNVGPVAYQRELRFRRIFAMNLGQAGLMLVVYLPAILILRDVRALIIGYLASAFGALVVSYVGHPYRPRFRLSGSKLRELARFGKWVTGMAAVGFVVTRGDDLFISKYLGLTALAYYQQAYSLSNLPATHVTHVLARASFPAYSRLQGDPKAMRKTFVDVSRATLLVSAPLSVLLWAAAPDLVDLVLGPRWHPVIPLIRILVVAGFLRSFAALAGYYFYAVGRPDLNFRMNLPRLFVTLALLWPFSAMWGLAGACWAIVLAIGSALPVWFTGMRKVAQLGVVEVVRHHLLAGLVSVALAAVLLPSRHLFHPIDGIAGALLWLVLGLSAWLCALWVLGKLTPWSVFAEMQRLRTASRSPTK from the coding sequence ATGAGCGAAGAGGCCGAGCACTCTCAAACCGGAAGTCAGGCGGGGCACACCGGACGTGCCCTGGTGTCAGGCACGTTCTGGATCTCGCTCTCAGAGGCAATGACGACCCTAATGGGGGTTGTCAGCAACATCGTGGCGGCACGCATCGTCGCGCCGGCGCAGTTCGGCATCATGGCGACCGTTACATTGACCGTCGCCATATTGGAAACCTTCACGACCTCCGGCTTCGACGAAGCACTCGTTCAACGGGAGGGTGATGTCTCGGCATACCTTGACACGGTGTGGAGCTGGAACGTGCTGCGGGGGCTGGTCTTCGTGGTTCTTCTCGCTGGAGCTGGCCCGCTGCTCGCCGCCTGGTACCACGAGCCGGCGCTGAACTGGGTTGCTTTGGCCACTGCGCCCTACGCCTTGTTTCAAGGACTACGGAACGTTGGCCCGGTCGCGTATCAGCGAGAGTTGCGGTTCCGACGCATATTCGCGATGAACCTGGGACAAGCGGGGCTGATGCTCGTCGTGTACTTGCCCGCGATACTCATACTCCGCGACGTAAGAGCGCTCATAATCGGATATCTCGCCTCGGCATTTGGCGCCCTAGTCGTTTCATACGTAGGGCACCCCTATCGGCCACGCTTCAGGCTTTCCGGCTCCAAGCTGCGTGAGTTGGCGCGTTTTGGCAAATGGGTGACGGGGATGGCGGCGGTAGGATTCGTGGTGACTCGAGGCGATGATCTGTTCATCTCGAAGTACCTTGGGCTCACCGCGTTGGCCTACTACCAACAGGCGTATTCGCTCTCCAATCTTCCCGCGACGCACGTAACACACGTGTTGGCCCGAGCGAGCTTCCCCGCCTATTCCCGCTTGCAGGGCGACCCGAAAGCCATGCGCAAGACTTTCGTCGACGTTTCTCGCGCCACGCTCTTGGTGAGCGCCCCCCTCTCCGTGCTCCTATGGGCTGCCGCGCCGGACCTGGTCGATCTCGTGCTCGGGCCGCGATGGCATCCGGTGATCCCGCTTATCCGAATTCTCGTCGTAGCTGGGTTCTTGCGGTCATTCGCTGCGCTGGCGGGCTACTACTTCTATGCTGTGGGTCGTCCTGACTTGAACTTCAGGATGAACCTTCCTCGGCTGTTCGTGACGCTGGCACTGCTGTGGCCGTTCAGCGCGATGTGGGGGCTGGCGGGTGCGTGTTGGGCGATCGTGCTTGCGATTGGCTCTGCCCTGCCGGTCTGGTTCACTGGAATGCGCAAGGTGGCGCAGCTTGGAGTCGTAGAAGTGGTCCGCCATCACCTGTTGGCAGGTCTGGTGAGCGTTGCGCTTGCGGCGGTGCTCCTTCCCAGCAGGCACCTGTTCCACCCCATCGACGGAATTGCCGGCGCGTTGCTGTGGCTGGTCCTTGGTCTTTCAGCTTGGCTTTGTGCTTTGTGGGTGCTGGGGAAGCTGACTCCGTGGTCCGTCTTCGCCGAGATGCAGCGGCTGCGTACCGCCAGCCGAAGTCCTACAAAGTAG
- a CDS encoding DUF87 domain-containing protein, whose product MLQVPRGHLFLGAEIDPATKERLPDRVFLDSSRLTTHGVVVGMTGSGKTGLGVVLLEEALLSDVPTLILDPKGDMGNLLLHFPELSPESFRPWIDEDAARRDGMDPDAAAQKVAESWKQGLESWDIRPGRIRAMDNSAVFSIFTPGSSAGAPLSILGSPVSSTSRDVESVRDEIEAFVSSLLRLASIEADPLSSPEHVLLATLLENAWRDGRTLDVGALVLELLDPPLRRVGVFEVDAFYPKKEREKLARRLNTLLASPSFASWLEGPPLDIGALLYTPEGKPRASILYLAHLSDDERQFVVTLVLSKLVTWMRGQPGTSNLRALVYMDEVFGYAPPTASPPSKKPILTLLKQARAFGVGLVLATQNPVDLDYKAMSNAGTWLVGRLQTERDKERIVEGLRSAGGGIDVAELSARIGALDKRQYVLHQTGEPLRLLTTRWAMSYLRGPLTRDDVRRLSDGTTGIAPPAPAPTSTAAAPAPATPVSGAWQPPAPPPATEVVSGAWQPPAPPAPGSYADPGAPWLSTVGGVPGGRVLAPAAVFRVGLVFDEARADLRHEEELEAVLFPLGDSFDTSRLTLVDYDDRDFRPEPPAGTVFAQSAAPILDAKYFDALSKALMEHLYRTRTVTIFANKELGLYSRPGEDLGAFQARAQQAADERANQDAAKLRDKYASRIDKLRDQIQTAQQKAADARFAASQRSRQATASGVGELVGLLVGGRSSAKNLARMAVRGSGSSKDQRRAEVADQRANDKLTELAALEAELRTELEQIGEAARRRAQAIETLDVKLERDDIQLRASRLAWLPAG is encoded by the coding sequence ATGTTGCAGGTTCCCCGCGGGCACTTGTTTCTGGGCGCGGAAATCGATCCCGCCACCAAGGAGCGCTTACCCGATCGCGTCTTTCTCGACTCGTCGCGCTTGACCACCCACGGCGTGGTGGTGGGCATGACCGGCTCCGGCAAGACCGGCCTCGGCGTCGTGCTGTTGGAAGAAGCACTGCTCTCCGACGTGCCCACTCTGATCCTCGATCCCAAGGGAGACATGGGGAACCTGCTGCTCCACTTCCCGGAGCTCAGTCCCGAGAGCTTTCGCCCGTGGATCGACGAGGACGCCGCGCGCCGCGACGGCATGGATCCCGACGCCGCAGCGCAGAAGGTGGCAGAGAGCTGGAAGCAGGGTCTGGAGAGCTGGGACATCCGTCCAGGGCGCATTCGCGCGATGGACAACAGCGCCGTGTTCTCCATCTTCACTCCGGGCTCCAGTGCCGGCGCGCCCCTTTCGATCCTGGGCAGTCCGGTATCCAGCACGTCTCGCGACGTCGAGAGCGTGCGCGACGAGATCGAGGCCTTCGTCTCGAGCCTGTTGCGATTGGCCAGCATCGAGGCCGATCCGCTGTCGAGCCCCGAGCACGTGCTGCTCGCCACGCTGCTCGAGAACGCTTGGCGCGACGGTCGCACCCTGGACGTGGGCGCGCTCGTGCTCGAGCTCCTGGATCCGCCGCTACGGCGCGTGGGCGTCTTCGAGGTGGACGCCTTCTACCCCAAGAAGGAGCGGGAAAAGCTCGCGCGGCGCCTGAACACGCTGCTCGCCTCGCCATCCTTCGCCAGCTGGCTCGAAGGGCCGCCGTTGGACATCGGCGCCCTTCTGTACACGCCGGAAGGCAAGCCGCGCGCGTCCATCTTGTATCTCGCACACCTGTCGGACGACGAGCGGCAGTTCGTGGTCACGTTGGTGCTCTCCAAGCTCGTCACCTGGATGCGCGGACAGCCCGGCACCTCGAACCTGCGCGCCCTGGTGTACATGGACGAGGTGTTCGGCTACGCGCCGCCCACGGCGTCGCCTCCGTCGAAGAAGCCGATCCTCACGCTGCTAAAGCAAGCGCGGGCCTTCGGCGTGGGGCTGGTGCTCGCGACGCAGAACCCCGTCGATCTCGACTACAAGGCCATGAGCAACGCGGGCACCTGGCTCGTCGGGCGCCTGCAGACGGAGAGGGACAAGGAGCGCATCGTGGAGGGACTGCGCTCGGCGGGCGGCGGCATCGACGTCGCAGAGCTGTCGGCACGCATCGGTGCCCTCGACAAGCGCCAGTACGTGCTGCACCAGACCGGTGAGCCGCTGCGGCTACTGACGACGCGCTGGGCGATGTCCTACCTGCGCGGTCCGCTCACCCGTGACGACGTGCGGCGCTTGTCGGACGGCACCACGGGAATCGCTCCACCAGCTCCGGCGCCGACGTCCACCGCCGCCGCGCCGGCGCCTGCGACTCCGGTCTCCGGCGCGTGGCAACCGCCGGCGCCGCCACCCGCGACCGAGGTCGTCTCCGGCGCGTGGCAACCGCCGGCGCCGCCCGCGCCCGGCTCTTACGCGGATCCCGGCGCGCCGTGGCTCTCCACCGTGGGCGGCGTGCCGGGTGGACGCGTGCTGGCGCCCGCTGCGGTGTTTCGTGTCGGGCTGGTGTTCGACGAAGCTCGCGCGGATCTCCGCCACGAAGAAGAGCTCGAAGCCGTGCTGTTCCCCCTCGGGGACAGCTTCGACACCAGCCGCTTGACGCTGGTCGACTACGACGATCGCGACTTTCGCCCGGAGCCGCCGGCCGGAACCGTGTTCGCTCAGAGCGCCGCGCCGATCCTTGACGCCAAGTACTTCGACGCCCTGAGCAAGGCGCTCATGGAGCACCTGTATCGCACGCGCACGGTCACCATCTTCGCCAACAAGGAGCTCGGCCTGTACTCGCGGCCGGGCGAGGATCTCGGTGCGTTCCAGGCGCGTGCCCAGCAAGCCGCGGACGAGCGCGCCAACCAGGACGCTGCCAAGCTGCGAGACAAGTACGCCTCCCGTATCGACAAGCTCCGCGATCAGATCCAAACCGCGCAGCAGAAGGCCGCCGACGCGCGCTTCGCGGCGTCCCAGCGCAGTCGGCAAGCCACCGCCAGCGGAGTCGGAGAGCTCGTCGGTCTGCTCGTCGGCGGACGAAGCAGCGCCAAGAACCTCGCTCGCATGGCGGTGCGGGGCTCGGGCAGCTCCAAGGACCAGCGCCGCGCCGAGGTGGCCGACCAGCGCGCCAACGACAAGCTCACGGAGCTCGCCGCTCTGGAAGCCGAGCTCCGCACGGAGCTCGAGCAGATCGGCGAAGCCGCCCGAAGGCGCGCCCAAGCCATCGAGACGCTGGACGTCAAGCTCGAGCGCGACGACATCCAGCTGCGCGCCAGTCGCTTGGCGTGGCTCCCCGCCGGCTGA